A genomic segment from Nicotiana tabacum cultivar K326 chromosome 7, ASM71507v2, whole genome shotgun sequence encodes:
- the LOC107812634 gene encoding SPX domain-containing protein 3: MKFGKRLKQQIQETLPGWRDKFLSYKDLKKLVKLISSASPMISGSLEYGKAEAEFVYLLNNEIDKFNAFFMEQEEDFIIRHKELQQRIGKVIDTWGSNGSQPSETDYNEEMAMIRKDIVDFHGEMVLLMNYSNINYTGLAKILKKYDKRTGGLLRSPYIQKVLHQPFFTTDLISKLVKECESTIDSVFPPCEEKTSNQLGEREAIRVAGEGIFRNTVAALLTMQEIRKGSSTYGRFSLPPLNLPESDVTLSLQLNSPIAIP; the protein is encoded by the exons ATGAAATTTGGGAAGAGGTTGAAGCAACAGATTCAAGAAACATTACCGGGGTGGCGTGACAAGTTCTTGTCATATAAGGATTTGAAAAAATTGGTGAAGTTGATTTCTTCTGCTTCACCAATGATCAGTGGATCTTTGGAATATGGTAAGGCAGAGGCTGAGTTTGTgtatttgttgaataatgagattgACAAGTTCAATGCTTTCTTTATGGAACAAGAAGAGGATTTCATTATTCGACATAAG GAGCTGCAACAGAGGATAGGGAAAGTAATTGATACTTGGGGGTCAAATGGGAGCCAACCATCTGAGACAGATTACAACGAGGAAATGGCAATGATCAGAAAAGACATTGTTGACTTCCATGGTGAAATGGTCCTCTTAATGAACTATAGTAACATTAACTACACAG GGTTGGCTAAGATATTGAAGAAGTATGACAAGAGAACAGGTGGATTACTGCGCTCGCCCTATATACAGAAGGTGCTTCACCAGCCATTCTTCACAACTGATCTAATTTCAAAGCTGGTAAAAGAGTGTGAAAGCACCATAGACTCAGTATTTCCACCTTGTGAAGAAAAAACAAGTAACCAGTTAGGAGAAAGAGAAGCAATAAGAGTAGCAGGAGAAGGAATTTTTAGGAACACAGTAGCAGCTCTTTTGACAATGCAAGAAATCAGAAAAGGCAGCTCTACTTATGGCCGATTCTCTTTGCCACCTCTCAACTTGCCAGAATCTGATGTTACTCTGTCTTTGCAGCTCAATTCTCCCATAGCAATACCCTAG